Proteins encoded in a region of the Clostridium beijerinckii genome:
- the miaA gene encoding tRNA (adenosine(37)-N6)-dimethylallyltransferase MiaA has product MKQKLLVIGGPTAVGKTDLSIKLAKNLNGEIISADSMQIYKYMDIGSAKVTKDEMNGIKHYLIDAIEPDTPFSVADFKQLGEEALEKIICNGKFPIISGGTGLYINSLTCNMTFTEAEKDEVYREYLENLALEKGNEYIHEMLKDVDPVSYKEIHANNRKRVIRALEVYKLTNKPFSSYNVGLDFYNSDYDVYYYVLTMNREKLYDRINMRVDLMMEKGLLNECIRLKEMGYNSDIQSMQGIGYKEILYYLEGKITLDKAIDMIKQGSRNYAKRQLTWFRRDKRCIFLDKDIMSDDEILDKVINDIIKN; this is encoded by the coding sequence ATGAAGCAAAAATTATTAGTTATTGGTGGCCCTACCGCAGTAGGAAAAACTGATCTTTCAATAAAATTAGCAAAAAATTTAAATGGAGAAATTATTTCAGCTGATTCTATGCAAATCTATAAATATATGGATATAGGCTCTGCAAAGGTAACTAAAGATGAAATGAACGGGATAAAGCATTATTTAATTGATGCAATAGAACCTGATACTCCTTTTTCAGTAGCAGATTTTAAACAACTTGGTGAAGAAGCATTAGAAAAAATTATATGTAACGGAAAATTTCCAATAATATCAGGAGGAACAGGTTTATACATTAATTCATTAACTTGTAACATGACTTTTACAGAAGCAGAAAAAGATGAAGTTTATAGAGAATATCTAGAAAATTTAGCATTAGAAAAGGGTAATGAATATATACATGAAATGCTTAAAGATGTTGACCCTGTAAGTTACAAAGAAATTCATGCTAACAATAGAAAAAGAGTTATTAGAGCGTTAGAGGTTTATAAACTTACTAATAAGCCTTTTAGCTCGTATAATGTGGGATTGGATTTTTATAATAGTGATTATGACGTATATTATTACGTACTAACTATGAATAGAGAAAAATTATATGATAGAATCAATATGAGAGTTGATTTAATGATGGAAAAGGGATTGCTAAACGAATGCATAAGATTAAAAGAAATGGGATATAATTCAGATATTCAATCTATGCAGGGGATAGGATACAAAGAGATATTATATTATCTAGAGGGTAAAATAACTCTAGATAAAGCAATAGATATGATAAAACAAGGATCTCGAAATTACGCTAAAAGGCAACTTACATGGTTTAGACGTGATAAACGATGTATATTTTTAGATAAAGATATTATGAGTGATGATGAAATTTTAGATAAAGTTATTAATGACATAATAAAGAACTAG
- the ybaK gene encoding Cys-tRNA(Pro) deacylase has product MAQGKGKTNAMRILDNNKINYTTHSYENNDGKIDGIAVAHKIEKDVNQVFKTLVTQGHSKEFYVFVIPVAEELDMKKASKIAGEKNIEMIHVKDINKVTGYIRGGCSPLGMKKIFKTFIQENALLFDTIVFSGGKIGSQIEMNPNDLKKAIECSFVDIIKTN; this is encoded by the coding sequence ATGGCTCAAGGAAAAGGAAAAACTAATGCTATGAGAATTCTAGATAACAACAAAATAAATTACACAACTCACAGCTACGAAAATAATGATGGTAAGATAGATGGTATTGCAGTTGCACACAAAATAGAAAAAGACGTTAATCAAGTTTTTAAAACTTTAGTAACTCAAGGTCATTCTAAAGAATTTTATGTTTTTGTTATTCCAGTTGCTGAAGAATTAGACATGAAAAAAGCCAGCAAAATAGCAGGTGAAAAAAATATAGAAATGATTCACGTTAAAGATATAAACAAAGTAACAGGATACATTAGAGGTGGCTGTTCCCCACTCGGTATGAAAAAGATATTCAAAACTTTTATTCAAGAAAACGCATTATTATTTGATACAATTGTATTTAGTGGAGGAAAAATAGGTTCCCAAATAGAAATGAATCCTAATGATCTAAAAAAAGCAATAGAATGTTCATTTGTAGATATAATTAAAACTAATTAA
- a CDS encoding tyrosine recombinase XerC: MKYDIQVLKNNNLPESLVDFLNYLETIKSTSINTIDGYRIDLTIFFRFMMIYKGKVNSDSVEFEDIDISVIDDEFLRGIKLRDLYAFLSFTEKYRDNSSYARARKVATLKSFFKFLFGKAKVITENPALELESPKINKRHPVYLTLNQSIHLLESLNKNDKNYSRDYCILMFFLNCGMRLSELCSIQIDKIRDDTLTIIGKGNKERTVYLNDACLKALTNYLNVRDDSKALPDNKKFLFLSSRNVPINKRTVEIMIKKHITNAGLTDDKYTPHKLRHTAATLMYKYGNVDIRSLQSILGHTNISTTQIYTHVDDDSLRDAVKSNPLSKL; the protein is encoded by the coding sequence ATGAAATACGATATCCAAGTTCTTAAGAATAATAATCTGCCAGAAAGTTTAGTTGATTTTTTAAATTATTTAGAGACAATTAAAAGTACGTCTATAAATACAATTGATGGGTATAGAATAGATTTAACTATATTTTTTAGATTTATGATGATTTATAAAGGAAAGGTGAATTCTGATTCTGTTGAGTTTGAAGATATAGACATAAGCGTTATTGATGATGAGTTTTTAAGGGGTATAAAACTTAGAGATTTGTATGCGTTCCTTTCTTTCACGGAGAAATACAGAGACAATAGTTCGTATGCTAGAGCCAGAAAAGTTGCTACTTTAAAATCTTTTTTTAAGTTTCTTTTTGGGAAAGCTAAAGTGATCACAGAGAATCCAGCTTTAGAGTTAGAATCACCTAAAATAAATAAGCGTCATCCTGTATACCTTACTCTAAATCAAAGCATTCATCTATTGGAATCTTTAAATAAAAATGATAAAAACTACTCCAGAGACTATTGTATTTTGATGTTCTTTTTGAATTGCGGAATGAGACTTTCGGAACTCTGTAGTATTCAAATTGATAAAATTAGAGATGATACTCTTACTATCATAGGTAAAGGAAATAAAGAAAGAACCGTTTATTTAAATGATGCATGCCTCAAAGCTTTAACAAATTATTTAAATGTACGAGATGATTCTAAAGCTTTGCCGGATAATAAAAAGTTTTTATTTTTATCATCTAGAAATGTTCCTATAAATAAACGTACGGTTGAGATAATGATAAAAAAACATATAACAAATGCAGGGTTAACTGATGATAAATATACTCCACACAAGTTGAGGCACACTGCTGCAACTCTTATGTATAAGTACGGAAACGTAGATATAAGAAGTTTGCAAAGTATATTGGGTCATACAAATATTTCGACAACTCAAATTTATACGCATGTTGATGATGATTCGTTGAGAGATGCTGTAAAATCAAATCCTCTTTCAAAATTGTAA
- a CDS encoding GAF domain-containing protein, whose translation MFDIKIFEGMSTESKLDNMLIMLEGLIQGDEDSPITKLCNASALINALIDRINWCGFYLVKNNTLVLGPFQGMPACTKIEIGKGVCGKAALEKETLLVKDVHNFKGHIACDAASNSEIVIPIIKEENLIGVLDLDSEEFERFTEVEKTYLEKAVGILSKYIEWDDII comes from the coding sequence ATGTTTGATATTAAAATTTTTGAAGGCATGAGTACAGAAAGCAAATTAGACAACATGCTTATAATGCTTGAAGGTTTGATTCAAGGAGATGAAGATTCTCCAATAACAAAGCTTTGTAATGCATCAGCATTAATTAATGCCCTTATAGATAGAATAAATTGGTGTGGATTCTATTTGGTTAAAAATAATACTCTTGTATTAGGACCATTCCAAGGAATGCCTGCTTGTACAAAAATTGAAATAGGGAAGGGGGTATGTGGAAAAGCTGCATTAGAAAAAGAAACTTTACTTGTTAAAGATGTACATAATTTTAAGGGGCATATAGCGTGTGATGCTGCCTCAAATTCAGAAATAGTCATTCCTATAATTAAAGAAGAAAATCTTATTGGAGTTTTAGACTTGGATAGTGAAGAATTCGAAAGATTTACTGAAGTAGAAAAGACTTACTTAGAAAAAGCTGTTGGTATACTTAGTAAATATATAGAATGGGATGATATAATTTAG
- the mutL gene encoding DNA mismatch repair endonuclease MutL gives MKRINILNEDTANKIAAGEVVERPASVVKELIENSIDANSTNIIIEIEEGGISLIRIIDDGDGIYKDDIAKAFLPHATSKIQESEDIYNIHTLGFRGEALPSIASVGKVNLKSKQDKEAFGYEISIEGGKASEVTECGINKGTIIEVQDLFFNVPARKKFLKSVSKESSLINDIVTRLSLANPKISFKLYNNHKKVLHTFGNGDLKDVIRTIYGKSITDNILYFSDSSDLITVYGYVGTEEIARGSRNNQSIFVNKRYIKNRALAIAVEQAFKSFSTVNKFPFFILFIEVYPEYVDVNIHPTKAEIKFNDERMIFKKIFGAVHTALKNEVFETFAIKEEESIKKEPIPTFEEITFKIKEEEEKVKFASSAAKTLMSQGKDLKANNESSFKSVYDPSLNNINKTTIVEESADYNEENKEPISIPVDLKPNSYIENLVDDYNDNDEDEIKSNSEPIENKYENIKPNPIAKFPPITIIGQYNKTYILGEYDGTLYMIDQHAAHEKILFEKYLKEIEEGTIIIQPLIVPSIIDLSIDDYSYFEENKDIFREAGFLLEEFGGSSLSLKEVPYFLGRLNPKNLFLDILDNLKNLGNGKTSEVKHNAIATKACKAAIKGNDKLEMNEMIKLIEDLRYIDDPFHCPHGRPVIIKFTSIDIDKKFKRII, from the coding sequence TTGAAGAGAATAAATATATTAAACGAAGACACAGCAAATAAAATTGCAGCAGGAGAAGTTGTGGAAAGACCTGCGTCAGTAGTCAAAGAATTGATTGAAAATTCAATTGATGCAAATTCTACGAACATAATCATTGAAATAGAAGAAGGTGGAATTTCTCTTATTAGAATAATAGATGATGGAGACGGGATTTATAAGGATGATATAGCAAAAGCATTTCTTCCGCATGCTACAAGCAAGATACAAGAGTCAGAAGATATTTATAATATACATACTCTTGGATTCAGAGGCGAAGCACTGCCATCTATAGCATCTGTAGGTAAAGTTAATTTAAAGTCTAAGCAGGATAAAGAAGCTTTTGGGTATGAAATATCTATTGAAGGCGGTAAAGCATCAGAAGTAACAGAGTGTGGAATAAATAAAGGTACTATAATAGAAGTGCAAGATCTATTCTTTAATGTTCCTGCTAGGAAGAAGTTCTTAAAATCTGTATCAAAAGAGAGTTCATTAATAAATGATATAGTAACAAGATTATCACTTGCAAATCCTAAAATAAGTTTTAAATTGTATAATAATCACAAAAAAGTATTACATACCTTTGGTAATGGAGATCTTAAGGATGTAATAAGAACTATATATGGTAAATCTATAACAGATAATATACTTTACTTTAGTGATAGTTCCGATTTAATAACTGTTTATGGCTATGTAGGAACTGAGGAAATAGCTAGAGGATCAAGAAATAATCAAAGTATTTTCGTAAATAAAAGATACATAAAAAATAGGGCGTTAGCAATAGCTGTAGAGCAAGCATTTAAGTCATTTTCAACAGTAAATAAATTTCCGTTCTTTATATTATTTATAGAAGTATATCCTGAATATGTAGATGTTAATATTCATCCAACAAAGGCTGAAATAAAATTTAATGATGAAAGAATGATATTTAAAAAGATCTTTGGAGCAGTTCATACTGCATTAAAAAATGAAGTTTTTGAGACTTTTGCGATAAAAGAAGAAGAAAGTATAAAAAAAGAGCCAATACCAACATTTGAGGAGATTACTTTTAAAATAAAAGAAGAAGAAGAAAAGGTTAAATTTGCAAGTTCTGCAGCAAAGACTTTAATGTCTCAAGGAAAAGACCTCAAGGCTAATAACGAGAGTAGCTTTAAAAGTGTATATGATCCAAGCTTGAATAATATTAATAAAACAACAATAGTTGAGGAAAGTGCTGATTATAACGAGGAAAATAAGGAGCCTATAAGTATTCCTGTAGATCTTAAACCTAATTCATATATAGAAAATTTGGTTGATGATTATAATGACAATGATGAAGATGAAATAAAATCTAATTCTGAACCTATAGAAAACAAATACGAAAATATTAAACCAAATCCTATTGCTAAGTTTCCACCAATTACTATAATAGGTCAATATAATAAAACTTATATATTAGGAGAGTATGACGGTACTTTATACATGATTGATCAGCATGCTGCTCATGAAAAGATATTATTCGAAAAATATCTTAAAGAAATTGAAGAAGGTACTATTATAATTCAACCTCTTATTGTTCCAAGTATAATCGATTTGAGTATTGATGATTATTCTTATTTTGAAGAGAATAAAGATATATTTAGAGAAGCTGGTTTTTTATTAGAAGAGTTTGGTGGAAGTTCATTATCCTTAAAGGAAGTTCCGTATTTTCTAGGACGACTTAATCCTAAAAACTTGTTCCTAGATATACTTGATAATTTAAAAAATTTAGGAAACGGCAAAACAAGTGAAGTAAAACATAATGCTATTGCAACTAAAGCATGTAAAGCGGCTATTAAAGGAAATGATAAATTAGAAATGAATGAGATGATTAAATTAATTGAAGATTTAAGATATATAGATGATCCTTTTCACTGTCCACACGGAAGGCCTGTAATAATAAAATTTACAAGTATAGACATTGATAAGAAATTTAAAAGAATAATATAA
- the lexA gene encoding transcriptional repressor LexA, which produces MSDEKDKQSEIYEFLKSYTESKGYPPSVREICEAVSLRSTSTVHGHLKRLEKKGMIKRDPSKPRALEIAELSMPKKEMINIPIIGKITAGSPILATENIEDTFTLPLDFIKHDRELFMLRVSGESMVNAGIRDNDFAIIESAQTAMNGDIVVALIEDSATIKRFFKEKDHIRLQPENDAMDPIIVDDCMILGKLVGIFRSF; this is translated from the coding sequence ATGTCAGACGAAAAAGATAAGCAATCAGAGATATATGAATTTTTAAAAAGTTATACAGAGAGCAAAGGTTATCCACCTTCAGTAAGAGAAATTTGCGAAGCAGTCTCTTTAAGGTCAACTTCAACTGTTCATGGACATTTAAAAAGATTAGAGAAAAAGGGAATGATTAAAAGAGATCCTTCTAAACCAAGGGCTTTAGAAATAGCAGAACTTTCAATGCCGAAAAAAGAAATGATTAACATTCCTATTATAGGCAAAATTACAGCAGGTTCTCCAATACTTGCAACTGAAAACATAGAAGACACATTTACGCTTCCATTGGATTTTATAAAACATGATAGAGAATTGTTTATGCTGCGTGTTTCTGGTGAAAGTATGGTTAATGCAGGTATTAGAGATAATGATTTCGCTATTATAGAAAGTGCACAAACAGCGATGAATGGTGATATAGTAGTAGCTTTAATAGAAGATAGTGCTACAATCAAAAGATTTTTTAAAGAAAAAGATCATATTAGACTTCAACCAGAAAATGATGCTATGGATCCTATAATAGTAGATGATTGCATGATTTTAGGAAAACTTGTAGGTATATTCAGATCTTTTTAA
- the miaB gene encoding tRNA (N6-isopentenyl adenosine(37)-C2)-methylthiotransferase MiaB, whose protein sequence is MNFDIEKLDSQMASDEKKLFFIQTYGCQMNEEDSEKLSGMLKRMGYENTENRDEASIIIFNTCCVRENAENKVFGNLGALKKQKEKNPDLVIGICGCMMQQKGMADDILKRFPYVNIIFGTHNSYKFPEYLNRVKTEGVQIKEIIDKETEIVEGIPIDRKSDIKGFVTIMYGCNNFCTYCIVPYVRGRERSRKPEDIVNEIKDMVTRGYKEVTLLGQNVNSYGKGLEENITFADLLRKVNEIEGLERIRFMTSHPKDLTLDVVYAIRDCDKVCEQIHLPVQSGSDRILKEMNRHYTKEQYITLAKKIRAEIPDVTFSTDIIVGFPGETEEDFSETLELAKEVRYDAAFTFIYSRRNHTPADKMENQIPDEIKHERFNRLVEIVNAGIAKGNKDAEGKTYEVLVEGYSKNDESKLTGRTRNGRLVNFEGGEDLIGKLVNVKIVKANSFSLIGEVEK, encoded by the coding sequence ATGAACTTTGATATAGAAAAACTAGATAGCCAAATGGCTAGTGATGAAAAAAAATTATTCTTTATACAAACTTATGGTTGTCAAATGAATGAAGAAGATTCAGAGAAACTTTCAGGTATGCTTAAAAGGATGGGGTATGAAAATACTGAGAATAGAGATGAGGCATCTATAATTATATTTAATACCTGCTGTGTTAGAGAAAATGCGGAAAATAAGGTTTTTGGAAATCTTGGCGCTTTAAAAAAGCAAAAGGAAAAGAATCCTGATTTAGTTATTGGAATATGTGGATGTATGATGCAGCAAAAAGGGATGGCTGACGATATATTGAAGAGATTTCCATATGTAAACATAATATTTGGAACTCATAACTCGTATAAGTTTCCTGAATATTTAAATAGAGTTAAAACAGAAGGTGTTCAAATTAAAGAGATTATTGACAAGGAAACTGAAATAGTAGAGGGGATACCTATAGATCGAAAAAGTGATATTAAGGGCTTTGTAACTATTATGTATGGATGCAATAACTTTTGTACATATTGTATAGTTCCTTATGTTAGAGGTAGAGAAAGAAGCAGAAAGCCAGAAGATATAGTAAATGAAATAAAAGACATGGTAACAAGAGGGTATAAGGAAGTAACTCTTTTAGGACAAAATGTTAATTCGTATGGAAAAGGATTAGAAGAAAATATTACTTTTGCAGATCTTTTGAGAAAAGTTAATGAAATAGAGGGACTTGAAAGAATTAGATTTATGACTTCTCATCCAAAAGATTTAACTTTAGATGTTGTATATGCTATAAGAGATTGTGATAAAGTATGTGAGCAAATTCATTTACCAGTGCAAAGTGGTTCTGATAGAATTTTAAAAGAAATGAATAGACATTATACAAAGGAACAATACATCACATTGGCAAAAAAAATAAGAGCTGAAATTCCAGATGTAACATTTTCTACTGATATAATTGTTGGTTTCCCTGGAGAAACTGAAGAAGATTTTAGTGAAACATTAGAGCTAGCTAAAGAAGTTCGATATGATGCTGCTTTCACATTTATTTATTCGAGAAGAAATCATACTCCAGCGGATAAAATGGAAAATCAGATACCAGATGAAATTAAACATGAACGTTTTAACAGATTAGTTGAGATAGTTAATGCAGGCATAGCTAAAGGAAATAAGGATGCAGAAGGAAAGACGTATGAAGTTTTAGTTGAAGGTTATAGTAAAAATGATGAGTCAAAACTAACAGGTAGAACTAGGAACGGAAGACTAGTTAACTTTGAGGGTGGGGAAGACCTAATAGGAAAATTAGTTAATGTAAAAATAGTTAAAGCTAATTCATTCTCTTTAATTGGAGAAGTTGAAAAGTAA
- the hfq gene encoding RNA chaperone Hfq, translating into MVNKQQNNLQDVFLNNARKNKIQITIHLVNGFQLKGTVKGFDNFTVILDCDNKQMLIYKHAISTITPTKPILFADNEYETT; encoded by the coding sequence TTGGTCAATAAGCAACAAAACAACCTACAAGATGTATTTCTAAATAATGCGAGAAAAAATAAAATACAAATAACAATACACTTAGTAAATGGATTCCAATTAAAAGGTACTGTAAAGGGTTTTGATAATTTCACTGTTATTTTGGATTGCGATAATAAGCAAATGCTTATATATAAGCATGCAATATCAACTATAACGCCAACTAAACCAATTTTATTTGCAGATAACGAATACGAAACTACTTAG
- a CDS encoding aminotransferase class I/II-fold pyridoxal phosphate-dependent enzyme encodes MLKKTEEFLIKNYNISERTFEIYRQALYDTEAQFKEYDEIREFNQLKVLKAFQLEKISDSHFTNTTGYGLDDLGRDSLDKVYANIFNTEAGLVRPHFVSGTHSIGCAIAGNVRPGDKILCVSGLPYDTLLGVLGLSEKKNAGSLDQYGIKTDIVDLDNEGKFQFDKIQEALRNDPSIRLIHIQRSTGYASRKSFLVSEIAEVIRHIRQIREDVIIFVDNCYGEFIEPVEPTEYGADIMAGSLMKNIGGGIAPGGGYIVGKRQYVDAAANRMTVPGVGGEYGATYGLMRSLYQGLFSAPHVAIEAVKTAIFCARVMEIAGFKVFPSSTDKRTDIIQAIEFGDAKKLINFCSGIQAGSPIDAFAVCEPWAMPGYDSEIVMAAGAFISGSTIELSADGPVREPYIAYIQGGLNFDHGKIGILIGLSKVLEVDR; translated from the coding sequence ATGTTAAAAAAGACAGAAGAATTTTTAATTAAGAACTATAATATTAGTGAAAGGACATTTGAAATATATAGACAGGCTTTATATGATACTGAAGCTCAATTTAAGGAATATGATGAAATTAGAGAATTTAATCAACTTAAAGTACTGAAAGCATTTCAATTAGAAAAGATTAGCGACTCTCACTTTACAAACACTACAGGTTATGGACTTGATGATTTAGGGCGTGACTCATTAGATAAAGTATATGCTAATATCTTTAATACTGAAGCCGGACTTGTCCGTCCACATTTTGTTAGTGGTACACACTCTATTGGATGCGCTATCGCTGGTAATGTTAGGCCTGGAGATAAGATCTTATGTGTTTCAGGACTTCCTTATGATACTTTGCTTGGGGTTCTTGGACTATCAGAGAAGAAAAACGCCGGTTCATTAGATCAATATGGAATTAAAACCGATATAGTAGATTTAGATAATGAAGGTAAATTTCAATTTGATAAAATTCAAGAAGCATTGAGAAATGATCCAAGTATTAGACTTATACATATTCAAAGAAGCACTGGTTATGCTTCAAGAAAATCTTTTCTAGTTTCTGAAATAGCTGAAGTTATTAGACATATAAGACAAATACGAGAAGACGTAATTATATTTGTTGATAATTGTTACGGAGAATTTATTGAACCTGTTGAACCTACAGAATATGGTGCAGATATAATGGCTGGATCACTTATGAAGAATATAGGTGGAGGTATTGCTCCAGGTGGAGGATATATCGTTGGAAAGAGGCAGTATGTTGATGCAGCTGCTAATAGAATGACTGTACCAGGTGTAGGAGGCGAATATGGCGCTACATATGGACTTATGAGAAGTTTATATCAAGGATTGTTCTCCGCTCCTCACGTAGCCATAGAAGCTGTAAAAACAGCAATATTTTGCGCCCGTGTAATGGAAATTGCAGGATTTAAGGTATTTCCTTCATCAACAGATAAAAGAACTGATATAATTCAAGCAATTGAATTTGGCGACGCTAAAAAATTAATTAATTTTTGTAGTGGTATTCAAGCCGGATCTCCTATAGATGCATTTGCAGTGTGTGAGCCATGGGCAATGCCTGGATATGATAGTGAAATTGTAATGGCTGCTGGAGCATTTATTTCAGGTTCAACAATCGAATTATCAGCTGATGGACCAGTTAGAGAGCCATATATAGCATATATTCAAGGTGGATTAAACTTTGATCACGGAAAAATAGGAATACTTATTGGGTTGAGCAAAGTTTTAGAAGTAGATAGATAA
- a CDS encoding GNAT family N-acetyltransferase, producing the protein MVFLEKLSLFNMNHFRRLYNRSEDAYSCDKSFFEIYDEESFIVKYIIRKQIRLFRVNREYVGYIWYEYPSYNGFSNIYSIYLKDEYIHLINSKILSFFNASAFRFDMLANSKASFIMKKLNFDVNSNNILMKIRTSNIKNNFYENKIFFKHFKEGQDEELRCRIQNSVFNEKNRVPLTVDDIYREEEEDYYIKDFGVFICNNNGQVVGYGQIIFNRGFYTIVNLGILEEYRKHGYGELLVRYLIDLCYRNSIKTVYIRVERNNLKALSLYTKIGFREYQSFISWYKKIN; encoded by the coding sequence ATGGTTTTTTTAGAAAAATTATCTTTATTCAATATGAATCATTTCAGGAGATTATATAATAGGAGTGAAGATGCATATTCGTGCGATAAAAGTTTTTTTGAAATTTATGATGAAGAATCTTTTATAGTAAAATATATAATTCGTAAACAAATTAGGCTTTTTAGGGTTAATAGGGAATATGTCGGGTATATATGGTACGAATATCCTTCGTATAACGGTTTTAGTAATATATATTCTATATATTTGAAAGATGAATATATACATTTAATTAATTCTAAAATCTTATCATTCTTTAATGCTAGTGCTTTCAGATTCGATATGTTAGCAAACTCAAAGGCTTCTTTTATAATGAAAAAATTAAATTTTGATGTTAATTCTAATAATATTTTAATGAAGATAAGGACAAGCAATATTAAAAATAATTTTTATGAAAATAAAATATTTTTCAAACATTTTAAAGAAGGACAAGATGAAGAGTTAAGATGTAGAATTCAAAATTCTGTTTTTAATGAAAAAAATAGAGTTCCTTTAACAGTTGATGATATATATAGAGAAGAAGAAGAAGACTACTATATAAAAGATTTTGGTGTTTTTATATGCAATAATAATGGACAAGTTGTCGGATATGGTCAAATTATTTTCAATAGAGGATTTTATACTATTGTTAATTTAGGGATATTAGAAGAATACAGAAAACATGGGTATGGAGAGTTATTAGTTAGATATCTCATAGACTTATGTTATAGAAATTCTATAAAAACTGTTTATATAAGAGTGGAAAGGAATAATTTAAAAGCCTTATCTTTGTACACTAAAATTGGATTTAGAGAATATCAATCTTTTATTAGTTGGTATAAAAAAATTAATTAA